One region of Skermanella mucosa genomic DNA includes:
- a CDS encoding replicative DNA helicase, with amino-acid sequence MTTDPRAARPADAAGRRPSYRITPHNAEAEQSLLGAILTNNKAYEKVGEFLKPEHFYDPVHSRIFETIHTLVQRGEVADPITLKRYFEGDPALDSVGGVGYLAELAGSVVSVVNSEHYGRIIHDMYLRRQLIDMGEDMVNEAYSHNLEGAALEQIEGAEKKLFDLATTGDIQGGFQPFSQSLRVAIEMAEEAFKRDSQVTGVTTGLIDLDRKLGGLHPSDLLILAGRPSMGKTALATNIAFAAAKAHLRTDGKEGAGVAFFSLEMSAEQLATRILADEAQVASEKIRRGDLKPEDFQRFSEASSILSRVPFYVDDTPALSIAAVRTRSRRLARTSGGLGLIVVDYLQLLRGSGGKGNENRVQEISEITRGLKAIAKELDVPVMALSQLSRAVEQREDKRPQLSDLRESGSIEQDADVVMFVFREQYYLERAEPSRRPDEADDKFNDRYQRWQQRLGEVHNTGEVIIAKQRHGPIGTVRLFFDGQYTKFGDLDQSHPGGGSDYE; translated from the coding sequence ATGACCACTGATCCTCGCGCCGCCCGCCCCGCGGATGCTGCCGGACGACGCCCCAGCTACCGAATCACCCCGCACAACGCCGAGGCTGAGCAGAGCCTGCTGGGCGCGATCCTGACCAACAACAAGGCCTACGAGAAGGTCGGCGAGTTCCTGAAGCCGGAGCATTTCTACGATCCAGTCCACAGCCGAATCTTCGAGACGATCCATACCCTGGTCCAGCGCGGCGAGGTCGCCGACCCGATCACGCTGAAGCGCTATTTCGAAGGCGATCCGGCGCTGGATAGCGTCGGCGGCGTCGGCTACCTCGCCGAACTGGCCGGCAGCGTGGTCTCGGTGGTCAATTCCGAGCACTATGGCCGAATCATCCACGACATGTACCTCCGCCGCCAGCTCATCGACATGGGCGAGGACATGGTCAACGAGGCCTACAGCCACAACCTCGAGGGTGCGGCGCTCGAACAGATCGAAGGGGCGGAAAAGAAGCTCTTCGACCTGGCGACGACCGGCGACATCCAGGGCGGCTTCCAGCCGTTCAGCCAGTCGCTCCGAGTCGCCATCGAGATGGCGGAGGAGGCGTTCAAGCGGGACAGCCAGGTCACAGGCGTCACCACCGGCCTGATCGACCTGGACCGCAAGCTGGGCGGTCTTCATCCCAGCGACCTGCTGATCCTCGCCGGGCGTCCGTCCATGGGCAAGACGGCGCTCGCCACCAACATCGCGTTCGCCGCGGCCAAGGCCCACCTGCGCACCGACGGCAAGGAAGGCGCGGGGGTCGCCTTCTTCTCGCTGGAAATGTCGGCCGAGCAGCTGGCGACCCGTATCCTGGCGGACGAGGCGCAGGTCGCCTCGGAGAAGATCCGGCGCGGCGACCTGAAGCCGGAGGACTTCCAGCGCTTCTCGGAAGCCAGCAGCATCCTGTCGCGCGTCCCCTTCTATGTGGACGACACGCCGGCCTTGAGCATCGCGGCGGTCCGGACCCGGTCGCGCCGGCTGGCGCGCACGTCGGGCGGCCTCGGGCTGATCGTGGTCGACTATCTCCAGCTGCTGCGCGGCTCCGGAGGCAAGGGCAACGAGAACCGGGTGCAGGAAATCTCCGAGATCACCCGCGGCCTGAAGGCCATCGCCAAGGAGCTGGACGTCCCGGTCATGGCCCTGTCCCAGCTGTCCCGCGCCGTCGAGCAGCGCGAGGACAAGCGTCCGCAGCTTTCCGACCTGCGTGAGTCCGGATCGATCGAGCAGGACGCCGACGTGGTCATGTTCGTCTTCCGCGAACAGTATTACCTGGAACGCGCCGAACCGAGCCGGCGGCCCGACGAGGCCGACGACAAGTTCAACGATCGCTACCAGCGCTGGCAGCAGCGCCTGGGCGAAGTCCACAACACCGGCGAAGTCATCATCGCCAAGCAGCGCCACGGGCCGATCGGCACGGTGCGCCTGTTCTTCGATGGCCAGTACACCAAGTTCGGCGACCTGGACCAGAGCCACCCGGGCGGTGGCAGCGACTACGAATAG
- the fabD gene encoding ACP S-malonyltransferase, with product MTRAFVFPGQGSQAVGMGRELADAFPVARHTFEEVDEALQQNLSRLMFEGPEGDLTLTENAQPALMAVSIAVLRVLEREGGVELHKAAAFVAGHSLGEYSALAAAGTFSLSDTARLLKLRGQAMQKAVPVGEGAMAALLGLDLAAAQEVAAEAAQGEVCSTANDNAPGQVVVSGHRAAVERAIAVAAGRGAKRSILLPVSAPFHCELMAPAAESMAEALANVELRGPVVPVVANVTAEAVVSPDEIRRLLVDQVTGLVRWRESVLFMKGQGVDTLVELGSGKVLSGLAKRIDREISGLSVQGPADIETFLRTLS from the coding sequence ATGACGCGCGCATTCGTCTTTCCGGGCCAGGGCAGCCAGGCGGTCGGCATGGGCCGGGAACTCGCCGATGCCTTCCCGGTCGCCCGTCACACCTTCGAGGAGGTGGACGAGGCGCTGCAACAGAACCTGTCCCGCCTGATGTTCGAAGGCCCCGAGGGCGACCTGACCCTGACCGAGAACGCGCAGCCGGCGCTGATGGCGGTCAGCATCGCCGTCCTGCGCGTGCTGGAACGGGAAGGCGGGGTCGAGCTGCACAAGGCCGCGGCCTTCGTCGCCGGCCACTCGCTCGGCGAATATTCGGCGCTGGCCGCCGCCGGCACCTTCAGCCTGTCCGATACCGCGCGCCTGCTCAAGCTGCGCGGCCAGGCCATGCAGAAGGCGGTTCCGGTGGGCGAGGGCGCCATGGCGGCGCTGCTCGGCCTGGATTTGGCGGCGGCGCAGGAAGTCGCGGCCGAAGCGGCGCAGGGCGAGGTCTGCTCGACGGCCAACGACAACGCGCCGGGGCAGGTGGTCGTCAGCGGCCACCGGGCGGCGGTCGAGCGCGCGATCGCGGTCGCGGCGGGGCGGGGCGCCAAGCGGTCCATCCTGCTGCCGGTCAGCGCGCCGTTCCATTGCGAGCTGATGGCGCCGGCCGCCGAATCGATGGCCGAGGCGCTCGCCAACGTCGAGCTGCGCGGCCCGGTGGTTCCGGTCGTCGCCAACGTCACCGCGGAGGCGGTGGTCAGCCCGGACGAGATCCGCCGCCTGCTGGTCGACCAGGTCACCGGGCTGGTGAGGTGGCGCGAAAGCGTCCTGTTCATGAAGGGGCAGGGGGTCGACACCCTGGTCGAGCTGGGCTCGGGCAAGGTCCTGAGCGGCCTCGCCAAGCGCATCGACCGGGAGATCTCGGGCCTGTCGGTCCAGGGGCCGGCCGACATCGAGACTTTCCTCAGGACCCTCTCCTGA
- a CDS encoding DUF2232 domain-containing protein — translation MPNALLMAIGGGVLSALLYLSVTAGGLGTVILAYLGPLPLLMVGLGLGLRSFAIAGTVAVLAVAGFGGPLFGLSYGLANGIVVAVIVRQALLARPAPDGTLEWYPPGLLLVVLTGLGLVGLGLAALLTLGDPGGLEGSVRQFLSLAFGDAAAGTAGAEEPLGELIEGFAQVFPGMVVVSWLTMAIINAALAQGVLMRFGRNLRPAMRVAEVELPNWTPMLLAAAGVLALLGGEGQLGYLGLNAAIVLLVPFFFAGLAVVHAFAGGRQARTLLLMVFYFFLLVSGWPIAMVVGLGVIEQWAGLRRRFSRTGPDQES, via the coding sequence ATGCCTAATGCCCTGCTGATGGCGATCGGCGGTGGCGTGCTCAGCGCGCTGCTTTACCTTTCCGTGACGGCCGGCGGCTTGGGCACGGTGATCCTGGCCTATCTGGGGCCGCTCCCGTTGCTGATGGTCGGGCTGGGATTGGGGCTGCGGTCGTTCGCGATCGCCGGCACCGTCGCGGTCCTGGCGGTCGCCGGGTTCGGCGGACCGCTGTTCGGCCTGTCCTACGGCCTGGCCAACGGGATCGTGGTGGCGGTGATCGTCCGGCAGGCGCTGCTGGCCCGGCCCGCTCCCGACGGGACGCTGGAATGGTACCCGCCGGGGCTGCTGCTGGTGGTCCTGACCGGGTTGGGCCTTGTTGGACTGGGACTGGCGGCGCTGCTGACGCTCGGGGATCCGGGCGGCCTCGAAGGATCGGTCCGGCAGTTCCTGAGCCTCGCGTTCGGCGACGCCGCGGCCGGCACCGCCGGGGCGGAGGAACCGCTGGGCGAGCTGATCGAGGGATTCGCGCAGGTGTTCCCCGGCATGGTGGTGGTCTCGTGGCTCACGATGGCGATCATCAACGCGGCCCTGGCCCAGGGGGTGCTGATGCGGTTCGGCCGCAATCTCCGTCCCGCGATGCGGGTCGCGGAGGTCGAGCTGCCGAACTGGACCCCGATGCTTCTGGCGGCGGCCGGCGTCCTGGCCCTGCTGGGCGGCGAGGGGCAGCTGGGATACCTGGGGCTGAACGCGGCGATCGTGCTGCTGGTACCGTTCTTCTTCGCCGGGCTGGCGGTGGTTCACGCCTTCGCCGGCGGGCGGCAGGCCCGGACCCTGCTGCTGATGGTGTTTTACTTCTTTTTGCTGGTGTCCGGCTGGCCGATCGCCATGGTCGTCGGCCTTGGTGTGATTGAGCAATGGGCCGGGCTGCGCCGGCGGTTCTCCCGGACCGGCCCGGATCAGGAGAGTTAG
- a CDS encoding HdaA/DnaA family protein — MTGTPAQLPLDLGHRPAMGADDFLVAPSNEAAVAWLDLWPNWPAPALVIFGPAGCGKTHLAQVWRARTQAPRVEPGDLRIETLPRLLSEAAAVVIDNADRGTGDARAERALFHLYNLARETGGHLLLTSESAPARWGINLPDLRSRLMAAPAVAVGAPDDALLAAILVKLFADRQLRVGHDVIRFLVTHMERSFDAARRLVADLDAAALAARRRITVPLARRVLARA, encoded by the coding sequence GTGACCGGAACCCCGGCGCAGCTCCCCCTGGATCTGGGCCACCGGCCGGCGATGGGAGCGGACGATTTCCTGGTGGCGCCCAGCAACGAGGCGGCGGTCGCGTGGCTCGACCTGTGGCCCAACTGGCCGGCACCGGCGCTGGTGATCTTCGGGCCGGCGGGCTGCGGCAAGACCCATTTGGCCCAGGTGTGGCGCGCCCGCACCCAGGCGCCGCGGGTCGAGCCCGGCGATCTCCGGATCGAGACCCTGCCGAGATTGCTAAGCGAGGCCGCAGCCGTCGTGATCGACAATGCCGACCGCGGCACCGGCGACGCGCGGGCCGAACGCGCCCTGTTCCATCTCTACAATCTGGCGCGGGAAACCGGCGGGCATCTGCTTCTGACGTCGGAGTCGGCACCCGCCCGGTGGGGTATCAACCTGCCGGATCTGCGGTCGCGGCTGATGGCGGCGCCCGCGGTCGCGGTGGGCGCGCCGGACGACGCGCTTCTGGCGGCGATCCTGGTGAAGCTGTTCGCCGACCGGCAGTTGCGGGTCGGTCACGACGTGATCCGCTTCCTGGTGACCCACATGGAGCGATCGTTCGATGCCGCCCGACGCCTCGTCGCCGACCTGGACGCGGCGGCGCTGGCCGCGCGCCGGCGGATCACGGTGCCGCTGGCCCGGCGGGTGCTGGCCAGGGCCTGA
- the rpsR gene encoding 30S ribosomal protein S18, translating to MSAAPSPGGRSGGGPRRPFFRRRKTCPFSGPNAPTIDYKDIKLLSRFISERGKIVPSRITAVSTKKQRELARAIKRARFLALLPYVVK from the coding sequence ATGAGTGCCGCACCGTCCCCCGGTGGCCGTTCTGGTGGCGGTCCGCGTCGTCCGTTCTTCCGCCGCCGCAAGACCTGCCCGTTCTCGGGTCCGAACGCGCCGACGATCGACTACAAGGACATCAAGCTGCTCTCGCGCTTCATTTCCGAGCGCGGCAAGATCGTGCCGAGCCGCATCACCGCGGTGTCCACCAAAAAGCAGCGCGAGCTGGCGCGGGCGATCAAGCGCGCCCGTTTCCTGGCCCTGCTGCCCTACGTCGTGAAGTAA
- a CDS encoding MlaE family ABC transporter permease, translating into MGFLTTTGRAFLIFLEATGRLMLFTGVAVSHCFRPPFYMRLIGRQMIDIGYYSLPVVGLTALFTGMVLALQSYTGFARFQAEGAVATVVVLSVTRELGPVLAGLMVAGRIGASMAAEIGTMRVTEQVDALSTLATNPFKYLVVPRLIAGLTMLPLLVLIADIIGVFGGFLIGVYRLDFNPAAYIGRTWEYLVPMDVISGLVKAAVFGFVIALMGCYHGYQSRGGAQGVGAATTNAVVSSSILILVFNYLITGLFFSR; encoded by the coding sequence ATGGGCTTCCTGACCACGACCGGCCGCGCCTTCCTGATATTTCTGGAAGCGACCGGCCGGCTTATGCTGTTTACGGGCGTCGCCGTCTCGCACTGCTTCCGGCCGCCGTTCTATATGCGCCTGATCGGGCGACAGATGATCGACATCGGCTATTATTCGCTGCCCGTCGTCGGACTGACCGCCCTGTTCACCGGCATGGTGCTGGCCCTGCAGAGCTATACCGGCTTCGCCCGCTTCCAGGCGGAGGGGGCCGTCGCGACCGTGGTGGTACTCTCCGTCACCCGAGAACTGGGGCCGGTGCTCGCCGGTCTGATGGTGGCAGGCCGCATCGGTGCCTCCATGGCCGCGGAGATCGGGACCATGCGGGTGACCGAGCAGGTCGACGCCCTGTCCACCCTGGCGACCAACCCGTTCAAGTACCTCGTGGTGCCCCGCCTCATCGCAGGCCTCACCATGCTGCCGCTGCTGGTCCTGATCGCCGACATCATCGGCGTATTCGGCGGCTTCCTGATCGGCGTCTACCGGCTGGACTTCAACCCGGCGGCCTATATCGGGCGCACCTGGGAGTACCTGGTGCCGATGGACGTGATCTCCGGCCTGGTGAAGGCGGCCGTCTTCGGATTCGTGATCGCGCTGATGGGCTGCTACCACGGCTACCAGTCGCGCGGCGGCGCCCAGGGCGTGGGTGCCGCGACGACCAACGCGGTCGTGTCCTCCTCCATCCTTATCCTGGTGTTCAACTACCTGATCACCGGCCTGTTCTTTTCGCGATGA
- the mltG gene encoding endolytic transglycosylase MltG, which yields MRLAVRVAIGAVVVIGLFAGAALWGLHLVNRAGPLAAESSVVIPRGSGLDAISASLTEAGVVDAPLVFVAAAKVTGANRALKAGEYAFPAHVSIAEALRILQSGKTVVRRFTVPEGLTSSQVVALLRDEPSLSGEITSDPAEGTLLPETYHYSWGDGRADMLKRMQAAMQSALKAAWDKRSLSLPLDNPEQALVLASIVEKETSVPQERAKVAGVFVNRLLASMRLQSDPTVVYALTQGGGTLGRALTRADWKVESPYNTYVVDGLPPSPIANPGKAALEAAMNPEQHDYVYFVADGTGGHAFAKTLAEHNRNVSRWREVMKRQGDDAAE from the coding sequence ATGCGTCTTGCCGTCCGGGTCGCGATCGGGGCGGTCGTCGTCATCGGCTTGTTCGCCGGCGCGGCGCTGTGGGGTCTCCACCTCGTCAATCGCGCCGGCCCGCTCGCGGCCGAAAGCTCGGTCGTGATCCCGCGCGGCAGCGGGCTCGATGCGATCAGCGCATCGCTGACCGAAGCCGGGGTTGTGGATGCGCCGCTGGTCTTCGTGGCCGCCGCCAAGGTCACGGGAGCCAACCGGGCGCTCAAGGCCGGTGAATATGCTTTCCCCGCCCATGTCAGCATTGCCGAAGCCCTGCGCATCCTGCAGAGCGGCAAGACGGTGGTCCGCCGATTCACGGTGCCCGAGGGGTTAACCTCGTCGCAGGTGGTAGCCTTGCTGCGCGACGAGCCGTCGCTGTCCGGCGAGATCACCTCCGATCCGGCCGAGGGTACCCTGCTGCCGGAGACCTATCACTACTCCTGGGGCGACGGCCGCGCCGACATGCTGAAGCGGATGCAGGCGGCCATGCAATCGGCGCTGAAGGCGGCGTGGGACAAGCGCTCCCTGTCGCTGCCGCTGGACAATCCCGAGCAGGCGCTCGTCCTGGCGTCGATCGTCGAGAAGGAGACGAGCGTGCCGCAGGAACGGGCCAAGGTCGCCGGCGTCTTCGTCAACCGGCTGCTCGCCAGCATGCGGCTCCAGTCCGATCCCACGGTAGTCTATGCGCTGACCCAGGGAGGCGGGACCCTTGGGCGCGCCCTGACCCGGGCCGACTGGAAGGTCGAGTCGCCGTACAACACCTATGTGGTGGACGGGCTGCCGCCGTCGCCGATCGCCAATCCGGGCAAGGCCGCACTGGAGGCCGCCATGAACCCGGAGCAGCACGACTATGTCTATTTCGTCGCCGACGGGACGGGCGGCCATGCCTTCGCCAAGACGCTGGCCGAGCACAACCGCAACGTCAGCCGCTGGCGCGAGGTGATGAAGCGGCAGGGCGACGACGCCGCGGAATAG
- the rpsF gene encoding 30S ribosomal protein S6 yields MANYECVFIARQDISSAQVEQLTETFSNIIRENGGEVAKTEQWGLKTLTYKIKKNRKGHYVLFNLVAPAPAVAEMERNMSISEDVLRYMTVRVDELEPGPSAMMQSRNERSERGDRGDRGDRGGRRFDGDRGDRGDRGDRGDRGPRPPRRTEFEGEQA; encoded by the coding sequence ATGGCGAATTACGAGTGCGTGTTCATTGCACGCCAGGACATCTCGTCCGCGCAGGTCGAGCAGCTGACCGAAACCTTCTCGAACATCATCCGCGAGAACGGTGGCGAGGTTGCCAAGACCGAGCAGTGGGGTCTGAAGACCCTCACCTACAAGATCAAGAAGAACCGCAAGGGCCACTACGTCCTGTTCAATCTTGTCGCCCCCGCCCCGGCCGTCGCCGAGATGGAGCGCAACATGAGCATCAGCGAAGACGTGCTGCGCTACATGACGGTTCGCGTCGACGAGCTGGAGCCCGGCCCGTCCGCCATGATGCAGAGCCGCAACGAGCGGAGCGAGCGTGGCGACCGCGGTGATCGTGGCGACCGCGGCGGCCGCCGCTTCGACGGCGATCGTGGTGACCGCGGCGATCGTGGTGACCGCGGCGACCGCGGCCCCCGTCCTCCCCGCCGCACTGAATTCGAAGGAGAGCAGGCATGA
- the fabF gene encoding beta-ketoacyl-ACP synthase II, which produces MRRVVVTGLGMVSPLGVGVQNNWERLIKGESGLRAITSFDVSDLPAKIAGQVPRGPTAEGLFNADDHVSTKDQRKMDEFIVLAIAAAREAVADSGWEPQTDEQRESTGVMIGSGIGGLIGIYEGSITLHEKGPRRISPFFIPASLINLASGHVSIMYGFKGPNHSAVTACSTGAHAIGDAARLIMWEDADVMLAGGTEAAVSRLGIAGFAAARALSTGYNDRPTEASRPYDKGRDGFVMGEGSGVLVLEELEHAKRRGAKIYAEVTGYGLSGDAYHITSPPEDGNGGFRSMRNALKRAGVDPSEIDYVNAHGTSTPLGDEIELGAVKRLFGPAIETVSMSSTKSAIGHLLGAAGAVEAIFSIKAINDGVVPPTLNLQDPSESCLGVDLVPKQAKEKRVKAALSNSFGFGGTNASLVFKEYK; this is translated from the coding sequence ATGAGACGTGTCGTCGTAACCGGTCTCGGGATGGTGTCGCCCCTCGGGGTCGGCGTTCAGAACAACTGGGAACGTCTCATCAAGGGCGAGTCCGGCCTGCGCGCCATCACGTCGTTCGACGTTTCGGACCTGCCGGCCAAGATCGCCGGCCAGGTGCCGCGCGGTCCGACCGCCGAGGGCCTGTTCAACGCGGACGACCATGTGTCGACCAAAGACCAGCGCAAGATGGACGAGTTCATCGTGCTGGCCATCGCAGCCGCCCGCGAAGCGGTCGCCGACAGCGGCTGGGAGCCGCAGACCGACGAGCAGCGCGAGTCCACCGGCGTCATGATCGGCTCCGGCATCGGCGGCCTGATCGGCATCTATGAGGGTTCCATCACCCTTCACGAGAAGGGTCCGCGCCGGATCTCCCCCTTCTTCATTCCCGCCAGCCTGATCAACCTGGCCTCCGGCCATGTCTCGATCATGTACGGCTTCAAGGGACCGAACCATTCGGCCGTCACTGCCTGCTCGACCGGCGCGCACGCCATCGGCGACGCCGCACGCCTGATCATGTGGGAAGACGCCGACGTCATGCTGGCAGGCGGCACCGAGGCGGCCGTCAGCCGCCTGGGCATCGCCGGCTTCGCTGCGGCCCGCGCGCTCTCGACCGGCTACAACGACCGCCCGACGGAAGCCTCGCGCCCATACGACAAGGGCCGGGACGGCTTCGTGATGGGCGAGGGCTCCGGCGTCCTCGTGCTCGAGGAGCTGGAGCATGCCAAGCGCCGCGGCGCCAAGATCTATGCCGAGGTGACCGGCTACGGCCTGTCCGGCGACGCCTACCACATCACGTCCCCGCCGGAAGACGGCAACGGGGGCTTCCGGTCGATGCGCAACGCCCTGAAGCGGGCCGGCGTCGATCCGTCCGAGATCGATTACGTCAACGCCCACGGCACCTCCACGCCGCTCGGCGACGAGATCGAGCTGGGCGCGGTCAAGCGGCTGTTCGGCCCGGCGATCGAGACGGTCTCGATGTCGTCGACCAAGTCGGCGATCGGCCACCTGTTGGGCGCCGCCGGCGCGGTCGAGGCGATCTTCTCGATCAAGGCGATCAACGACGGCGTGGTTCCGCCGACGCTGAACCTGCAGGATCCTTCGGAGAGCTGCCTGGGCGTCGATCTCGTGCCGAAGCAGGCGAAGGAGAAGCGGGTGAAGGCTGCCTTGTCGAACTCGTTCGGGTTCGGCGGCACCAACGCCTCGCTGGTTTTCAAGGAATACAAGTAG
- the fabG gene encoding 3-oxoacyl-[acyl-carrier-protein] reductase: MFDLTGKSALVTGASGGIGAAIARALHAQGASVALSGTKVEALEALAAELGARAFVVPANLSDTAATEALVKNAEAAMGQVDILVNNAGLTRDGLAMRMKDEDWQLVLDVNLTAGFRLSRAVLRGMMKRRWGRIIGITSIVGVTGNPGQANYAASKAGMIGMSKALAAEVASRNITVNCVAPGFIATAMTDVLPDEQKQKLTGAVPAGRLGDPGDIAAGVVYLASEQAGYVTGQTLHINGGMAMI, translated from the coding sequence ATGTTCGATCTGACAGGTAAATCCGCGCTGGTGACCGGCGCTTCCGGCGGGATCGGGGCCGCCATCGCGCGTGCCTTGCATGCCCAAGGGGCATCGGTCGCCCTGTCCGGCACCAAGGTCGAGGCACTGGAGGCGCTGGCGGCGGAGCTGGGCGCGCGCGCCTTCGTGGTGCCGGCCAACCTCAGCGACACGGCCGCCACCGAGGCCCTGGTCAAGAACGCCGAAGCCGCCATGGGGCAGGTCGACATCCTGGTCAACAATGCGGGACTGACCCGTGACGGCCTTGCCATGCGGATGAAGGACGAGGACTGGCAGCTGGTGCTCGACGTCAACCTGACGGCGGGCTTCAGGCTGTCGCGCGCGGTGCTGCGCGGGATGATGAAGCGACGGTGGGGCCGCATCATCGGGATCACCTCGATCGTCGGGGTCACCGGCAATCCGGGGCAGGCCAACTATGCGGCCAGCAAGGCCGGCATGATCGGCATGTCCAAGGCGCTGGCCGCCGAGGTCGCGTCGCGCAATATCACGGTGAACTGCGTGGCCCCTGGCTTCATCGCGACCGCGATGACCGACGTGCTGCCCGACGAGCAGAAGCAGAAGCTGACGGGAGCCGTTCCGGCGGGCCGGCTGGGCGATCCGGGCGACATCGCCGCCGGCGTCGTCTACCTGGCCAGCGAACAGGCCGGTTACGTCACGGGGCAGACATTGCATATCAACGGCGGCATGGCCATGATCTAA
- a CDS encoding ABC transporter ATP-binding protein, which yields MTHTAEGRPAHAAPGTQTVTPKLKLSGVHKSFGDKHVLNGVDLEVGRAESLVVIGGSGTGKSVMLKCAIGLMLADSGSIRIDGEETANLGPRDRERVMRKFGMLFQGAALFDSLPVWENVAFGLIQGEKMPRGKAREIAVEKLASVGLAKEVADLFPAELSGGMQKRVGLARAIATQPEIIFFDEPTTGLDPIMADVINDLIIKCVRDLGATALSITHDMASARKIADRIAMIYKGKIIWSGPVSEIDNSGNPYVDQFIHGRADGPIQMEVMQP from the coding sequence ATGACACATACCGCAGAAGGCAGGCCGGCCCACGCCGCGCCCGGGACCCAGACCGTCACGCCCAAGCTGAAGCTGTCAGGCGTCCACAAATCCTTCGGCGACAAGCACGTGCTGAACGGCGTGGACCTGGAGGTCGGCCGGGCCGAATCCCTGGTGGTGATCGGCGGCTCGGGCACCGGCAAGTCGGTGATGCTGAAATGCGCGATCGGCCTGATGCTGGCAGACAGCGGGTCGATCCGGATCGACGGGGAGGAGACGGCCAATCTCGGTCCGCGCGACCGCGAGCGGGTGATGCGCAAGTTCGGCATGCTGTTCCAGGGGGCCGCCCTGTTCGATAGCCTGCCGGTGTGGGAGAACGTCGCCTTCGGCCTGATCCAGGGCGAGAAGATGCCCCGCGGCAAGGCGCGCGAGATCGCGGTCGAGAAACTGGCCTCGGTCGGCCTCGCCAAGGAAGTGGCGGACCTGTTCCCCGCGGAATTGTCCGGCGGCATGCAGAAGCGCGTCGGCCTGGCCCGCGCGATCGCCACGCAGCCGGAGATCATCTTCTTCGACGAGCCGACCACCGGACTCGATCCGATCATGGCCGACGTGATCAACGACCTGATCATCAAGTGCGTCAGGGACCTGGGTGCCACCGCCTTGTCCATCACCCACGACATGGCCAGCGCCCGCAAGATCGCCGACCGGATCGCGATGATCTACAAAGGAAAGATCATCTGGAGCGGCCCGGTGTCGGAGATCGACAATTCCGGCAACCCATATGTCGACCAGTTCATCCATGGGCGCGCCGACGGGCCGATCCAGATGGAGGTCATGCAACCCTGA
- the rplI gene encoding 50S ribosomal protein L9, with protein sequence MDIILLERVEKLGQMGQVVKVRPGYARNFLLPQKKALRATKANLAFFETQKAQLQAQNLERRKEAEEVAGKMKGLAVVITRQAAESGMLYGSVNGRDIAEAVTANGFTVERNQVAISDPIKSLGLFDVRVILHPEVSVNVKVNVARSLEEAEMQAQRGGMVTTADLLADEEEAEAAAAAAADEEEDTDNA encoded by the coding sequence ATGGATATCATTCTGTTGGAGCGGGTCGAGAAGCTCGGCCAGATGGGTCAGGTCGTCAAGGTTCGGCCCGGCTATGCGCGCAACTTCCTGCTGCCGCAGAAGAAGGCCCTGCGCGCGACGAAGGCGAACCTCGCCTTCTTCGAGACGCAGAAGGCCCAGCTTCAGGCGCAGAACCTGGAGCGCCGGAAGGAAGCCGAGGAAGTGGCCGGCAAGATGAAGGGCCTGGCCGTCGTCATCACCCGTCAGGCTGCCGAGTCGGGCATGCTGTACGGTTCGGTCAACGGTCGCGACATCGCCGAGGCGGTGACCGCCAACGGCTTCACCGTCGAGCGCAATCAGGTCGCCATCAGCGACCCGATCAAGAGCCTCGGCCTGTTCGACGTGCGCGTCATCCTCCACCCGGAGGTGAGCGTGAACGTCAAGGTGAACGTCGCCCGTTCGCTGGAAGAGGCCGAGATGCAGGCCCAGCGCGGCGGCATGGTCACCACGGCCGACCTGCTGGCCGACGAGGAAGAGGCGGAAGCGGCTGCCGCCGCCGCTGCCGACGAGGAAGAGGATACCGACAACGCCTGA
- a CDS encoding acyl carrier protein yields the protein MSDIADRVKKIVIEHLGVEESKVTENASFIDDLGADSLDTVELVMAFEEEFGCEIPDDAAEKILTVKDAIDFIKANAAA from the coding sequence ATGAGTGACATCGCCGATCGCGTGAAGAAGATCGTCATCGAACACTTGGGCGTCGAAGAGTCCAAGGTCACCGAAAATGCCAGCTTCATCGACGATCTGGGCGCCGACAGCCTGGACACGGTCGAGCTGGTGATGGCGTTCGAAGAAGAGTTCGGGTGCGAGATCCCCGACGACGCCGCCGAGAAGATCCTGACCGTCAAGGACGCGATCGATTTCATCAAGGCGAACGCCGCGGCCTGA